A portion of the Leptidea sinapis chromosome 13, ilLepSina1.1, whole genome shotgun sequence genome contains these proteins:
- the LOC126967563 gene encoding serine protease snake-like — protein MILKFSLLAVLGIVTSEITNDLEFYLLEAIKNNVTLTVGDDNLTESACDPFTPVKPDFNRLGQRIIESKCHEYAWETKRVEDEAEWANKCRMYVISQIQRGTIPEVFAIINWSVIFGGRPAKPAEFPHMAAIGWKAKNINKSKWIFKCGGSLISEQFVLSAAHCTMLPVRRHLDIINPMPEMVRLGVENIADDMFNIYGDPVDVKIKRITVHPKYRSPKKYNDIALFELENKVQFAHNVLPACLWTKPSTRGLGKKGTLTGWGKTEEGKTSTTLNVAVVDILRVKQCGKFLAMSHNRNWRGFAKHQFCAGKLAGKVDTCQGDSGGPLQVRVRTDQNVSMNMIVGVTSFGISCAREKKPGVYTKVSSFSDWIESIVWGGLKSE, from the exons ATGATTTTGAAATTCAGCCTTCTTGCTGTACTGGGAATTG TAACATCAGAAATAACCAACGATCTGGAATTTTATCTTTTGGAGGCCATCAAA AACAATGTAACGCTGACGGTTGGTGATGATAATCTGACGGAGAGTGCTTGTGACCCGTTCACTCCGGTCAAGCCTGACTTCAATCGACTCGGACAAAGGATAATTGAATCAA AATGTCATGAATACGCATGGGAAACCAAAAGAGTGGAAGACGAAGCAGAATGGGCCAATAAAT gtaGAATGTATGTGATATCTCAGATTCAGCGCGGAACTATTCCTGAAGTGTTCGCAATTATTAATTGGTCGGTAATATTTGGAGGGAGACCCGCAAAGCCTGCTGAATTCCCTCATATg gCCGCAATAGGCTGGAAGGCAAAAAACATCAATAAATCAAAATGGATATTTAAATGTGGTGGATCCTTAATAAGTGAACAGTTTGTGCTATCAGCAGCGCATTGTACTATGCTTCCTGTACGAAGGCACCTTGACATTATCAACCCTATGCCAGAAATGGTTCGACTTGGTGTGGAGAATATTGCAGATGATATG TTCAACATTTACGGTGATCCAGTCGATGTTAAAATCAAAAGAATAACAGTACATCCTAAATACCGGTCACCCAAGAAATATAACGACATCGCCCTTTTTGAATTGGAGAATAAAGTTCAATTTGCCCATAATGTATTACCAGCATGCCTGTGGACTAAGCCAAGTACACGAGGGCTGGGCAAAAAAGGAACATTGACCGGATGGGGGAAGACTGAGGAAG GTAAGACTTCAACAACTCTCAATGTAGCTGTAGTTGACATATTACGGGTAAAACAATGCGGCAAATTTTTAGCAATGTCACATAACAGAAATTGGCGCGGTTTTGCGAAACATCAGTTCTGTGCAGGCAAACTGGCTGGAAAGGTTGATACCTGTCAG GGTGACTCTGGTGGGCCCCTTCAAGTAAGAGTACGAACTGATCAAAACGTATCAATGAACATGATTGTTGGTGTCACATCGTTTGGTATCAGCTGTGCACGGGAGAAAAAACCTGGAGTATACACGAAGGTATCCAGTTTTAGCGATTGGATAGAGTCAATCGTATGGGGTGGACTGAAATCGGAATAA